A stretch of DNA from Allomeiothermus silvanus DSM 9946:
TGGCGCAAGCACCGCCGTGGCTGGTATCCGATTCCGGTAGGGGCAGTGGTGGGCTACATCTTTGGCTTAGTTGTCTTGTGGAATCAGCCGAGCTTTTGGGCCCTCTTGGCCATTAGCGTGTTGGTGGCGGTACGGGGATTGCGCATGGTGCGCTCCGGATAGCGGGTACACTACTGTTCGTGCGGGTGCTCTACGCTGAAAACCTCGAATACCACCTGGGCGGGCGCGACCTGTTGGATAAGGTATCGCTCGAGCTTCGCCTGGGCAAACGGGTGGCTTTGGTGGGGGCCAACGGGGCAGGGAAAACCACCCTGCTGCGGCTGCTCTCGGGGGAACTCGAGCCCAGCGCGGGCCGTATACACCGCGCCCAGGATGCCTACTTGGCGCTGCTCCCGCAAGACCCTCAGTACGGGCCGGAGGTGACCATCGCAGCGGTGCTCAAATCCGGGTTTGAGCGGCTAGAGCGGCTCGAGCGGGAATTGGCCGCGCTCGAGCAGGGTTTGGCCGACCCGGAAATCTACCACCGCTGGGAGGAACTCCACGCCCGCTTCGAAGCCCTGGGGGGGTACACCCGCCGTTCGCGCTACGAAGCCGTGCTGAAGGGTTTGAACTTTGCCGGGCGAGAAAGGGAGGAGGCCCGGGTGCTGTCGGGCGGGGAGGCCCGGAGGCTGGCGCTGGGGGCAGTGCTACTCAGCGGGGCCGATGCGCTTCTTTTAGACGAGCCTACCAACCACCTCGATCTGGAGATGCGCGCGTGGTTGGCCGAATATCTGCGCAGCTATGGCGGGGCTTTGGTATTGGTCTCCCACGACCGGCACTTCCTCGATGCGCTGGCTCGGGAAGTAGCCATGCTCAAAGAGGGTAAGCTGCGCCTCTACGAGGGAAACTACTCGGCCTTCTGGCAAAAGCGCCGCCTCGAGCGCGAAGAGGAGGAGCGCCGCTACCAAACCTGGCTGGACGAAGAAAAAAGGCTCAAGGCCATCCTCGAGCAGGCCAAAGCCTGGGCCCACTCCTCCGAGAAGCACGCCATCCGCAAGCTTGCGGTGGAGAAGCGCTACGAAAAGTTCCTCGAGACCCGGCCCGCACCCCCCGAACGTGACACCAAGGCCTTGGGGATGCGCTTTCCCGCCCTGCCGAGCCCGGAGCGGGTGCTGGAAGCGCTCTGTCTGGAGAAAAACCTTGCCGGGCGGAGGCTCTTTCGCCTCGAGAGCCTGGTGGTCCGCCGGGGTGAGCGCATCGCCTTGATCGGCCCCAACGGGGCGGGCAAGACCACCCTGCTCAAGGTGCTGCTGGGCTTGCTCCCCTCGGATGACCCGGCGGGGCGGGTGCGCACCGGTATAGGCATCAAAGTCGGCTACTACGACCAGCAACTCTCCGGTTTCGACCCCAACCTCACCCTCTACGAAACCCTGTACCGGATGTTGGGAGAAGAGGCCCACGCTGCGCTGGGGGCCTGGCGATTTCCTTTTGATGCTCAATACAAGAAAGTCGCCCACCTTTCCGGCGGGGAGCGAGCCCGGCTGGCTTTGCTCTCGCTTTCCTTGCAGGAAGCCAACTTGTTGGTGCTGGATGAGCCCACCAACCACCTCGACCTCGAGACCGTAGAAGCTTTGGAAGAAGCCCTGGGGCGTTACGAGGGAACCTTGATCCTGGTCTCGCACGATCTATTCTTCCTCGACCGGTTGGCCAGCCGTACCTGGCACTTGCAGGGTGGGGTCTTCACCAACCATCCCGACACACCAAGCGCTTTGCTGGCCCGCCTTAGGCAACCGACAATGGAGCCACCCGCCTACCGCCGCGAACCTGAGCCACCCAGGGCTAAACCCCTTGAACCAAGCCGGGATAATCCCAGAAAGATAAAGGGGCGCTGGCACAAGGAACGTGAGCGCGAGAGGCTAGAGGCTTCGATCGGCGAACTCGAGGCCCGCCTCCAGGCCCTCCACCTGCGGGCCAACACGCCGGGGCTAGGGCCCCAAGAGTATGCTGAGATCGCCGAGGAGCAAACCCGGCTCGAGTCCGACCTAGAGGCCCAATATGCCCGCTGGGAAGCCGTGAGCCTGGAGCTGGAAGAGGGCTAAGCGCGCTCCATACACCGAAAGACCGTCACCTTTTCCCCACCACGGGGACATTTTCCAGACCTGGCCAAGGGGTATACTCGGGCCATGCTGATCGTGAGATTCAATCAGGGAGGTTGGGGGGTTTTAGAAGGTGAGCACGTGATCGAGACCGATGGCCCGGGGGGTAACCCTACTGGGCGACAGTTCGAGTTGCCAAGCGTCCGGTTGCGGGCTCCCGCCACCCCCAGCAAGATCGTCTGTGTGGGAAGAAACTACCTCGACCACATCAAGGAGATGGGAAACGACAGCGGGGATCTGCCCAAGGAGCCGGGCATCTTTCTCAAAGGGCCCAATACCCTGGCTGACCCCGACGAGGCGGTGCCCTACCCCCACTTCACCGAGAACCTGCACTATGAGGGCGAGCTAGCGGTGATCATCGGGCGACGGATGAAGAACGTTTCCGAGTCCGAGGCCCTGGATGGTGTGCTGGGTTATACCTGTGCCCTCGATCTCACCGCCCGTGACCGGCAGAAAACCGACCTGCAGTGGGTGCGGGCCAAGTCCGCCGACAAGTTTTTGCCGCTTGGGCCCTGGATCGAGACCCGCCTGGACCCCCAGGACACCGTGCTACGCACCTACGTTAACGGGGAGCTGCGCCAGGAAGCCCACACCAGCTTGATGATCTTCCCGGTAGCCAAGGTACTTGCCTACGTTTCCGAGTTCATGACCCTGGAACCAGGAGATGTGCTCATCACCGGAACCCCCGAAGGGGTAGGGCCCCTCCAGCGGGGGGACCGAGTGGAGGTGGCGATCGAAGGTGTGGGAACCCTACATACCCGCATCGTGTGATGCTTGGCCTTACGGGTAGAATCCGGTCATGGTTCAGCTCATCGATCTGCACTACGGCAGGCCGCGCACCATCGCTTCGTACGTGCTCGAGGGCTCCGATGGCCCGGTGATCATAGAGACCGGCCCGGATTCCTGCTATTCCCGCCTCGTAGAGGGTTTAGCCCGCCTGGGCTACGATCCCACCGATGTGCAGCACGTATTTGTGACCCATATTCACCTCGACCATGCCGGAGCGGCGTGGCGCTTCGCCCGGCACGGGGCCAAGATCTATGTGCACCCCCTAGGAGCCCCTCACCTCATCGATCCCAGCAAGCTCTGGGCCAGCGCCACCCGCATCTACGGTGACCAGACCGAGCCTTTGTGGGGCCGCGCTGAACCGATCGCGCCCGAGCAGGTGGTAGTGCTCGAGGATAGCCAGACGGTAAAGTTTGGCCCGCTCGAGATCCAAGCCCTCGAGACCCCCGGCCATGCCCCTCACCACTTCGCCTACCGGGTGGGGGACGCGGTGTTTACCGGGGACGTGGGGGGGGTGCGGATCGGGCAGGGGCCGGTGTTGCCGCCCTGTCCGCCGCCGGATATCCACGTCGAGCGGTGGCAGCAGTCCATCGCCCGCCTCCGCGACCTGAACCCCGCTCGGCTCTACCTTACCCACTTTGGCGAGTACACCGACGCACGGGAGCACCTCGACCGGCTCGAGGCCAAGCTGCTGGAGTATGCAGCCTGGATCAAAGACAAGCTGCGGCAGGGGCTTAGCCAGGAGCAGATGGTTCCCCTTTTCGAGCAGATGCTAAACGGCGACCTCGAGCGCTCCGGGCTCGACGAGGAGGGCCTGGCCGACTACGAGAAGGCCGACCCGGCCTGGATGAGCGTGGCTGGCCTTTCGCGCTACTGGCAGAAGCACCACCCCGAAGCGCTGCAATGAGTGGCTTCCCCTTAGGTCGCCCAGCCCGGATCGCGGTGTTCGCCTCGGGGCGGGGGTCCAACCTGGAGGCGCTGCTCGAGGCTTTTCCCCCCGAGAACCCCTTGGGGCATATCGTGCTGGTGGTCTCCGACAAGGCCGATGCGGGGGCGCTAGAGAAAGCGGTGCGGGCTGGGGTCGAGGCCGTGCATATCCCCTGGCCCAAAGGCGGGCGGCAACTGTTCGAGCAGGCGGCTTTGCAACTCCTCGCGGAGAGACACGTGGATCTGGTGCTGTTGGCGGGCTTCATGCGGCTGTTGTCCCCAGCATTCGTGGAACCCTGGATGGGACGGATCCTCAACATCCACCCTTCGCTCTTGCCGAATTTCCCTGGGCTACACGCGCAAAAACAGGCGCTCGAGGCCCGCGTCCAAGAGTCGGGGTGCACGGTTCACTTCGTGGACACTGGGATGGATACCGGCCCGATCATCCTCCAGCGCCGGGTGCCGGTATTCCCTGACGATACGGAGGAAACCCTCTCAGCCCGCATCCTGGCCGAGGAGCACCAGGCTTACCCGGAGGCGGTGCGGAGGGTACTGATGGGGCAGAAGTAAAGTCCTACCTCGAACGCTGTACGCCCAACGCTACACGTAAAACAAGATCCCAGTACCCGCGCCGACTGTAAGGCCCCTCGACGTACGGCATATGACGTACGACCTTTAGTCCCGCTCATGACAAACCCCTTGCCCGGTGGCATAAAATACCGACGTGAAAGTCCTGGTAGTGGGTTCGGGAGGACGGGAACACGCCCTCTGTTGGAAAGCCAAGCAGTCGCCCCGCGTTCACCGGCTTTACGCCGCCCCCGGCAACCCGGGGATCGCCGAGCTGGCTGAACTGGTGGCCTGGAGCGGGGAAATCTCCGAGCTGGCCGACTGGGCCCAAACCAACCAGATTGATTTGGTGCTGGTGGGGCCGGAAGCCCCCTTGGTGGAGGGCCTGGCCGACGCGCTGGAAGAGCGCGGTGTGAGAGTCTTTGGCCCCCGCGCTAAGGCGGCCATGATTGAAGGCTCTAAGGCTTTTGCTAAGAGCGTGATGGAGCGTTACGGTATCCCTACCGCCCGTTACCGAGTCTTCCACGACGCCCTCGAGGCCCTGGAGTACCTCGAAAAAGCGGGGACCCCCATCGTGGTCAAGGATTCTGGGCTCGCGGCTGGAAAGGGAGTGACGGTGGCGCACACCGTCCATCAGGCCAAACAGGCGGTGGCCAACATTCTGGGTCCTGCCGACGAAGCCCGTAGCGGGGAGGTAGTGATCGAGGAGTTCCTCGAAGGCCCCGAGGTGACGGTCTTGGCCGTGACCGATGGCACCACCATCAAGCCTTTAATCCCCTCGCAGGACCATAAACGCCTTCGAGATGGCGACGAAGGTCCTATGACCGGAGGGATGGGCGCGGTAGCCCCGTACCCCTTGGGCGAGGCGTTGCTGGCGGAGGTACAACATCGGGTGCTTGAGCCCCTTATTGCCGGGATGCGTGCCGAGGGGGTGGTATACAAGGGGGTAGTCTACGCCGGAATCATGCTTACCCAGGATGGCCCCAAGGTGCTGGAGTTTAACGCCCGCTTCGGCGACCCTGAATGCCAGACCCTCATGCCCTTGTTAAAAACCGACCTGATCGAGCTGGCTTTGGCAGTAGCGGAGGGACGGCTGCACACACTGGAGCTAGAATGGCACTCCCAGGCCTCGGCCTGTGTGGTCATGGCTGCCCCCGGCTACCCAGACGCTCCCAAAAAGGGGCTGCCCCTAAAGCTGCCAAAGACCCCCCCTCAGGGAGTCCTTTACTTCCAGGCCGGAACCAAGCAAACCTCGGGAGGCTTGGTGACCAACGGGGGGCGGGTGCTCAGCGTGGTTGGCCTGGGGGCGGATTTGCCCGAGGCGCTCGAGCGGGCCTATGCTGGGGTGGAGGCGGTGGACTTTCCCCAAGCCCAGTACCGGCGAGACATAGGGCGAAAAGTACTGAGCAGAACCTTCCTCTCAGAATAGTAAGCACGCAGACGCAACCAGTTTCTTAGCCCGTCTAGCCAAAGCTCCGGTTCCCACTTACCGCTTCACCCACGCCCCCGCGGTGAGCCTCTGGCCCAACGTAGCACGGTGCCAGGGGAAAGCTTGTCACTCCGATGGCCTCCCCTTTTTGTTCGGTACTCTTGACCGGATGGGCAACCGCAACCCCGACGACCAGGCCCTAGCCCGCGAGATGTCCGAGTACATCGGCCAGTTCGTGAAGGGGCAGCCCCTCACCGGGACGACGGGGCTCGCTTGGCCTGCCTATACCAGCCCGAACCGAACCTACCTGCGTTTTGACATTCCTACCCAAATCTTCCAGCCACAAAACCCCAACTGTGCCTTCTTGGACGGGATCGGCTACCAGCGCCCCCACTGATCGGCTGGAGCGATTTCCCCTAAGCTGCACTTAAAGCCGTCACAGAGCAGCGAGCGGCTCATCGCCCGTGGAGCGTGTCGAGGAGCTGCTCATGAATCTTCCCGTTGCTGGCTACCAAGTAGCGGTTTCCTAGCCGGTAAGGCTCGCCCTGGATGCCGCTCACGGTTCCGCCCGCCTCGGTGATGAGGAGCCAGCCCGCGGCCACGTCCCAGGGGTTGAGCTTGACCTCCCAGAAACCCTCCAGCCGCCCTGCCGCCACGTAAGCCAAATCCAGCGCGGCGGCTCCGGGGCGGCGCACGGTAAGGCCTTTGGCAAGAGCCCGCTGGAAGTAGGTCAGGTTCTCGGCGTCCTTGGCCACATCGTAGGGGAAGCCGGTTGCCAGCAGGCTTCCGATGAGGGTCGCGGTGCTCGAAACGCGAATGGGGCGTCCATTTTGGAATGCTCCCTCTCCTTTGAGGGCGGTAAACAGCTCGCCCCGTGCGGTGTCCAGCACTGCCCCCACCACGACCTCGCCCCCCACCTCGAGGGCGATGCTTACCGCGTAGAAGGGGAAGCCGTGGGCGTAGTTGACCGTGCCGTCGAGCGGGTCCACGATCCAGCGAAAATCGCTGTGGCCTTCCTGCCCACCTTCTTCACCCAGCACCACATGATCGGGGAAGCGCTCGAGCAGTAAACTCCGGATAGCTTCTTCGCTCTCCCGGTCGGCTTGGGTGACCAAGTCGGTGGGACTGGTTTTGCTCTCCAGGGCGAAGCCTTTTTCGCGGTAGTAGAGGTGGATGCCTCGAGCCAAGTACGCAGCATCGAGTGCGGCTTCCAAGTAGCGTTGCAAGTCCATGTGCCTAGACTAAGGGTTCGGACATCGCGCGTCTAACCTCGAGCGCACTCAAAAAGCTTAGGCATGGGCTTTACGCGCGGTCAGGTAGC
This window harbors:
- the abc-f gene encoding ribosomal protection-like ABC-F family protein, encoding MRVLYAENLEYHLGGRDLLDKVSLELRLGKRVALVGANGAGKTTLLRLLSGELEPSAGRIHRAQDAYLALLPQDPQYGPEVTIAAVLKSGFERLERLERELAALEQGLADPEIYHRWEELHARFEALGGYTRRSRYEAVLKGLNFAGREREEARVLSGGEARRLALGAVLLSGADALLLDEPTNHLDLEMRAWLAEYLRSYGGALVLVSHDRHFLDALAREVAMLKEGKLRLYEGNYSAFWQKRRLEREEEERRYQTWLDEEKRLKAILEQAKAWAHSSEKHAIRKLAVEKRYEKFLETRPAPPERDTKALGMRFPALPSPERVLEALCLEKNLAGRRLFRLESLVVRRGERIALIGPNGAGKTTLLKVLLGLLPSDDPAGRVRTGIGIKVGYYDQQLSGFDPNLTLYETLYRMLGEEAHAALGAWRFPFDAQYKKVAHLSGGERARLALLSLSLQEANLLVLDEPTNHLDLETVEALEEALGRYEGTLILVSHDLFFLDRLASRTWHLQGGVFTNHPDTPSALLARLRQPTMEPPAYRREPEPPRAKPLEPSRDNPRKIKGRWHKERERERLEASIGELEARLQALHLRANTPGLGPQEYAEIAEEQTRLESDLEAQYARWEAVSLELEEG
- a CDS encoding MBL fold metallo-hydrolase, with product MVQLIDLHYGRPRTIASYVLEGSDGPVIIETGPDSCYSRLVEGLARLGYDPTDVQHVFVTHIHLDHAGAAWRFARHGAKIYVHPLGAPHLIDPSKLWASATRIYGDQTEPLWGRAEPIAPEQVVVLEDSQTVKFGPLEIQALETPGHAPHHFAYRVGDAVFTGDVGGVRIGQGPVLPPCPPPDIHVERWQQSIARLRDLNPARLYLTHFGEYTDAREHLDRLEAKLLEYAAWIKDKLRQGLSQEQMVPLFEQMLNGDLERSGLDEEGLADYEKADPAWMSVAGLSRYWQKHHPEALQ
- a CDS encoding inositol monophosphatase family protein produces the protein MDLQRYLEAALDAAYLARGIHLYYREKGFALESKTSPTDLVTQADRESEEAIRSLLLERFPDHVVLGEEGGQEGHSDFRWIVDPLDGTVNYAHGFPFYAVSIALEVGGEVVVGAVLDTARGELFTALKGEGAFQNGRPIRVSSTATLIGSLLATGFPYDVAKDAENLTYFQRALAKGLTVRRPGAAALDLAYVAAGRLEGFWEVKLNPWDVAAGWLLITEAGGTVSGIQGEPYRLGNRYLVASNGKIHEQLLDTLHGR
- the purD gene encoding phosphoribosylamine--glycine ligase — translated: MKVLVVGSGGREHALCWKAKQSPRVHRLYAAPGNPGIAELAELVAWSGEISELADWAQTNQIDLVLVGPEAPLVEGLADALEERGVRVFGPRAKAAMIEGSKAFAKSVMERYGIPTARYRVFHDALEALEYLEKAGTPIVVKDSGLAAGKGVTVAHTVHQAKQAVANILGPADEARSGEVVIEEFLEGPEVTVLAVTDGTTIKPLIPSQDHKRLRDGDEGPMTGGMGAVAPYPLGEALLAEVQHRVLEPLIAGMRAEGVVYKGVVYAGIMLTQDGPKVLEFNARFGDPECQTLMPLLKTDLIELALAVAEGRLHTLELEWHSQASACVVMAAPGYPDAPKKGLPLKLPKTPPQGVLYFQAGTKQTSGGLVTNGGRVLSVVGLGADLPEALERAYAGVEAVDFPQAQYRRDIGRKVLSRTFLSE
- a CDS encoding fumarylacetoacetate hydrolase family protein produces the protein MLIVRFNQGGWGVLEGEHVIETDGPGGNPTGRQFELPSVRLRAPATPSKIVCVGRNYLDHIKEMGNDSGDLPKEPGIFLKGPNTLADPDEAVPYPHFTENLHYEGELAVIIGRRMKNVSESEALDGVLGYTCALDLTARDRQKTDLQWVRAKSADKFLPLGPWIETRLDPQDTVLRTYVNGELRQEAHTSLMIFPVAKVLAYVSEFMTLEPGDVLITGTPEGVGPLQRGDRVEVAIEGVGTLHTRIV